A region of Periplaneta americana isolate PAMFEO1 chromosome 16, P.americana_PAMFEO1_priV1, whole genome shotgun sequence DNA encodes the following proteins:
- the LOC138691441 gene encoding zinc finger protein 665-like, with amino-acid sequence MDCYNCDNVSENKSEESPVLVTFPTVRCEEQNLLDEHMTGVKEEYVDDGHDLSSEVKCEEDSEPDSFPEEGHLQNSLACGTTLPSMDLSFDLKSEFKIEETTVPITFPVVRCGSEEKKFLENKLLVKEEECGVPTERIVDNVEKSVSQERADIDREKDNLIQCGSNKPDCSNVKDIGRYSIRCNVCNEVFVTPKSMKLHSDEHRTEKSFKCKVCGKCYSRQADLKRHSCIHTGKPPFKCEVCGMCFTHSGHFKRHLRIHTGEKPFKCEVCDKCFSASSELNEHIPIHKRDSKFKCDICGECFSRLTDLRYHLSIHTGRGPYKCEICGKSFWVSGELSRHALTHRNDGPYKCDVCGKCFWLSGELSRHAPTHRNDGPHKCDVCGKCFWMSGELSTHARIHTGEGPCKCDACGKSFWGPGELLRHSRIHKGDGPYKCDVCGKTFRVPGELYRHERIHTGEKPFKCDMCGKSFSDPGNLKQHGRVHSGEKPFKCEICGQCFSVSGNLKRHARTHTGEKPFKCKVCGKAYSDSGKFKNHSLLHARGSLLQKCNICGEFFPRLRDLRFHVSAHTGEGPYKCDVCGKCFWSWCELSRHARIHKGEGSYKCDVCGKCFWVPRELSRHARIHTGERPFKCETCGKSFADSTNLKKHSRVHTGERPFKCDICGKSFSDSGKLRRHASTHTGEIAA; translated from the exons GAAGGTCACTTACAGAATTCACTTGCTTGTGGGACAACACTACCCAGCATGGACCTCAGCTTTGATCTCAAATCGGAATTTAAAATTGAGGAAACAACAGTGCCAATTACATTTCCTGTTGTGAGGTGTGGGTCTGAG GAAAAGAAATTTCTGGAGAATAAGCTGCTGGTAAAGGAAGAGGAATGTGGAGTTCCAACAGAGAG GATTGTGGATAATGTTGAGAAGAGTGTGTCACAAGAACGCGCCGATATAGATCGTGAAAAGGACAATTTGATACAGTGTGGTAGCAACAAACCAGATTGTTCAAACGTTAAGGACATAGGTCGTTATTCTATCCGGTGTAATGTATGCAACGAGGTTTTTGTGACACCCAAGTCTATGAAACTTCATTCAGATGAACACAGAACTGAAAAGTCATTTAAATGCAAAGTCTGTGGAAAATGTTACTCTCGACAGGCTGACTTAAAAAGACATTCATGCATTCACACAGGCAAACCGCCATTCAAGTGTGAAGTATGTGGAATGTGTTTCACACATTCAGGGCATTTCAAGAGACACCTACGCATTCACActggcgaaaagccattcaaatgcgaggtaTGTGATAAGTGTTTCTCAGCATCGTCGGAGTTAAATGAACATATACCAATACACAAACGCGATAGTAAATTCAAATGCGATATTTGTGGTGAATGTTTCTCACGGTTAACAGACTTGAGGTATCATCTGAGCATTCACACAGGCCGAGGGCCGTATAAATGCGAGATATGTGGAAAATCTTTTTGGGTTTCGGGAGAGTTATCGAGACATGCACTCACTCACAGAAACGATGGGCCGTATAAATGCGATGTTTGCGGGAAATGTTTTTGGCTGTCGGGAGAATTATCCAGGCATGCACCCACTCACAGAAACGATGGGCCGCAtaagtgcgatgtttgtggaaagtgtttttggATGTCGGGTGAATTGTCCACTCACGCACGCATTCACACAGGCGAAGGGCCCTGTAAGTGCGACGCATGTGGAAAATCTTTTTGGGGGCCGGGAGAATTGTTGAGACACTCACGCATTCACAAAGGCGACGGCCCTTACAAGTGCGACGTATGTGGAAAAACTTTTCGGGTGCCCGGAGAATTATACAGACACGAACGCATACACACAGGagaaaaaccattcaaatgcgatatgTGTGGAAAGTCTTTCTCAGATCCGGGAAATTTAAAACAACATGGACGCGTACACTctggcgaaaagccattcaaatgcgagatATGTGGACAATGTTTCTCAGTTTCGGGAAATTTAAAGAGACATGCACGCACCCACACAGGAGAAAAGCCATTTAAATGCAAGGTATGTGGTAAGGCTTACTCAGATTCGGGAAAATTCAAAAATCATTCTCTCCTGCACGCGCGCGGTTCTCTTTTACAGAAATGCAATATTTGTGGGGAATTTTTCCCACGATTGCGAGACTTGAGATTTCACGTAAGTGCTCACACAGGCGAAGGGCCTTACAAGTGCGACGTTTGTGGTAAATGTTTTTGGTCTTGGTGTGAGTTATCCAGGCATGCACGGATTCACAAAGGCGAAGGGTCGTAcaaatgcgatgtgtgtggaaaaTGTTTTTGGGTGCCGCGTGAATTATCCAGACATGCACGCATACACACAGGGGAAAGGCCGTTCAAATGCGAGACGTGTGGAAAAAGTTTCGCAGATtcgacaaatttaaaaaaacattcacgcgtacacacaggcgaaaggccattcaaatgcgacatATGTGGAAAGTCTTTTTCAGATTCGGGAAAATTAAGAAGACATGCTAGCACACACACGGGCGAAATTGCAGCCTAA